The Desmonostoc muscorum LEGE 12446 genome includes a region encoding these proteins:
- a CDS encoding type I secretion system permease/ATPase, whose amino-acid sequence MASRENSKTDSQITSELKILDNESLRLEVLASLPWNQPPLCWLTPEQQSRLQDESQARQYRLGDKIWSSDIGGYQFFIVAGKVRLRDGGANPSNGRSQERVGKPIAALDAGDWFGDLQKLPGDFKAVAASKEVIVLCWETTLWAEFSHPQIQEFLQALPVEREPEKETFSFSSTAPLPPPSEGTPLQPQKGLPAANLIVPNYPFVASWNTAAACLTMVAQQLENSVQLEWVQRQLRGQRPKHVVEAAEKMGLVLRRLQVSWGDLRQISFPALLLWNSDLPQSPSWVVVYGIRGDRAIVANPLNPDCACESLPQSVVEASWDGQLWQVELVSQQEQFNLSWFTPAVWKYKGLLGEVLLASFTLQLLGLTTPLITQVVIDKVMVQESLPTLDVMAIALLFVAVFESILGILRLFIFTHTARRLDLSLSAQLFRHLMRLPLAYFESRRVGDTVARVQELEQIRQFLTGTALTVILDSIFAVVYLALMFYYNVPLTFVALAVLPLFATLTIVATPILRNWLNETFNRSADSQSFLVETITGIHSVKAHAAEPVARDRWEGLFARFIRTGFKASTTSNISSNIGDFLTNFSTMLILWFGAKLVIEQKLTVGQLVAFQMLSGRVTGPLLRLVQLWQTLQQVLLSVDRIGDILNVSPEAEQGTGLVLPPLKGQVTFEQVFFRYRPNFEAVLRGISFDAEPGQFVGIVGRSGSGKSTLSKLLQRLYQIESGRILIDGFDIKSADLASLRQQISVVLQEDFLFNGSILENITLGNPDISAEQVVEAARLAVAHDFISQLPYGYETNVGERGTALSGGQRQRIALARLFLSQAPILVLDEATSALDSETEQQVLQNLQKVSANRTVFLIAHRFAPLKRADLILVLEQGVIAERGTHSQLLQQKGLYWSLYQRQQANI is encoded by the coding sequence ATGGCTAGCAGAGAAAATTCAAAAACTGACAGTCAAATTACAAGTGAGTTAAAAATTCTGGATAATGAATCTCTACGATTAGAAGTGCTAGCTTCTTTACCTTGGAATCAACCACCCCTATGTTGGTTGACTCCCGAACAACAATCCCGATTGCAAGATGAATCCCAAGCCCGTCAGTATCGTCTGGGAGATAAAATCTGGTCAAGCGATATCGGTGGTTACCAATTCTTCATTGTGGCTGGTAAAGTGCGTTTGCGAGATGGCGGGGCAAACCCATCTAACGGGCGATCTCAAGAACGCGTTGGCAAACCCATAGCCGCCCTCGATGCAGGGGATTGGTTTGGCGACTTACAAAAGCTGCCTGGGGATTTTAAAGCCGTAGCTGCTAGTAAAGAAGTGATAGTACTGTGTTGGGAGACAACACTGTGGGCAGAATTTTCTCACCCACAAATTCAGGAGTTTTTACAAGCCTTACCAGTGGAGAGGGAACCAGAAAAAGAGACATTTTCCTTTTCTTCCACAGCTCCACTACCCCCCCCTTCCGAAGGGACTCCCCTCCAACCCCAAAAAGGACTCCCAGCCGCCAATCTCATCGTTCCCAATTATCCTTTTGTTGCGAGTTGGAACACTGCTGCTGCATGTTTAACGATGGTGGCGCAACAATTAGAAAACTCTGTGCAACTGGAATGGGTGCAACGCCAACTCCGAGGACAACGCCCAAAACATGTTGTGGAAGCAGCAGAAAAAATGGGTTTAGTGTTGCGGCGGTTGCAAGTCAGTTGGGGTGACTTGCGGCAAATATCGTTTCCAGCTTTATTGTTGTGGAATTCCGACTTACCCCAGAGTCCCTCCTGGGTGGTAGTCTATGGAATTAGAGGCGATCGCGCCATCGTCGCTAATCCTCTAAATCCCGATTGTGCTTGTGAAAGTTTGCCCCAATCAGTAGTCGAGGCATCTTGGGATGGACAACTCTGGCAAGTAGAACTCGTATCCCAGCAAGAACAATTTAACCTCAGTTGGTTTACCCCAGCAGTTTGGAAATATAAGGGATTGCTAGGCGAAGTCTTGCTAGCATCTTTTACCTTGCAGCTTTTAGGGTTAACAACACCACTGATTACCCAAGTTGTGATTGATAAAGTGATGGTGCAGGAGAGTTTGCCGACTCTTGATGTCATGGCGATCGCTCTGCTTTTTGTCGCCGTATTTGAGTCCATACTCGGCATTCTGCGCTTATTTATCTTTACTCACACAGCTCGGCGTCTGGATTTGAGTTTATCAGCACAGCTGTTTCGCCATCTGATGCGTTTGCCTTTGGCTTATTTTGAGTCACGGCGTGTGGGAGACACAGTAGCACGAGTCCAAGAACTCGAACAAATCCGGCAATTTCTTACAGGCACAGCATTAACTGTGATTCTAGATAGCATCTTTGCTGTGGTTTACCTGGCATTGATGTTTTATTATAATGTCCCCCTTACCTTTGTAGCGTTAGCAGTATTGCCCCTGTTTGCTACATTGACCATAGTTGCAACACCAATTCTGCGTAACTGGCTCAACGAAACTTTTAACCGTTCCGCTGATAGTCAATCGTTTTTAGTCGAGACAATCACCGGAATTCACTCCGTTAAAGCCCATGCAGCTGAACCAGTAGCACGCGATCGCTGGGAAGGCTTATTTGCTCGCTTCATCCGCACAGGTTTTAAAGCCTCTACCACCTCCAACATCAGCAGCAATATTGGTGACTTTCTCACCAATTTTTCCACCATGCTGATTCTCTGGTTTGGAGCCAAGTTAGTCATCGAACAAAAGCTCACAGTCGGACAGCTTGTCGCCTTTCAGATGTTGTCCGGTAGAGTCACAGGCCCACTTTTGCGCCTAGTACAATTGTGGCAAACCCTCCAACAAGTCCTACTTTCCGTAGACCGCATTGGTGATATACTCAACGTCTCTCCAGAAGCCGAACAGGGAACTGGGTTAGTTTTACCACCCCTGAAAGGTCAAGTCACCTTCGAGCAAGTATTTTTCCGCTACCGACCGAATTTTGAAGCAGTTCTGCGAGGAATATCTTTCGATGCCGAACCAGGACAATTTGTTGGCATTGTCGGACGCAGCGGTTCCGGTAAAAGTACACTTTCTAAACTATTGCAACGCCTCTATCAAATTGAATCAGGACGCATCCTGATTGATGGTTTTGATATTAAAAGTGCCGACTTAGCATCACTGCGGCAACAAATTAGTGTAGTTCTCCAAGAAGACTTTTTATTTAACGGTTCTATTTTGGAAAATATCACTCTCGGCAATCCCGACATTAGTGCAGAGCAAGTGGTAGAAGCAGCAAGACTAGCCGTAGCCCACGACTTCATCAGTCAACTACCCTACGGTTACGAAACCAATGTGGGTGAACGCGGCACCGCTTTATCCGGTGGGCAGAGACAACGCATTGCCCTAGCAAGGTTATTTCTTTCCCAAGCACCGATTTTAGTTTTGGATGAAGCTACCAGCGCTTTGGATAGTGAAACTGAACAACAAGTACTACAAAACCTGCAAAAAGTTTCCGCTAACCGTACCGTCTTTCTCATTGCTCACCGCTTTGCTCCCCTCAAACGTGCCGACTTAATTTTGGTGTTAGAGCAAGGCGTGATTGCCGAACGTGGTACTCACTCACAGTTATTGCAACAAAAAGGTTTGTACTGGTCACTATATCAACGGCAGCAAGCAAATATATAG
- a CDS encoding peptidylprolyl isomerase: MESLSFLTVDDQPISIEEAVKYLQASGKLGQFIGDILRQYVIEQEIRNRNDIEIGTAITEQAIIDFRLNNQLTDPQSFQEWLKRNNTDYTAFHTSVTFGYKLEKLKAVVTEPKLPEYFIERKIFLDRVVLSRIVVDNRELADELQIQIEEGGSFEQLAKEYSLADDRVVNGMMGLISRGSLPDALRAAIDIASPGQVVGPIEMAGGTSFQGEVPYGLFRVEQFLPASLEDTQLKQALQNELFEKWLAEKIQKLTVKLQVS; the protein is encoded by the coding sequence ATGGAATCTTTATCATTTTTGACAGTCGATGACCAACCTATTTCTATTGAGGAAGCAGTAAAATACCTCCAAGCCTCTGGAAAATTAGGACAATTTATTGGGGATATTCTCCGCCAGTACGTAATTGAGCAAGAAATACGAAACCGAAATGATATAGAGATTGGCACAGCAATAACTGAACAAGCAATTATTGATTTTAGACTAAACAATCAATTGACTGATCCCCAAAGTTTTCAAGAATGGTTAAAGAGGAATAACACTGATTACACAGCCTTTCATACATCCGTTACTTTTGGTTACAAGCTAGAAAAACTCAAAGCTGTAGTCACAGAACCAAAACTTCCAGAATATTTTATTGAACGGAAGATTTTTTTAGACCGGGTGGTACTTTCTCGAATTGTTGTTGATAATCGGGAACTGGCAGACGAATTACAAATCCAAATTGAAGAAGGAGGCAGCTTTGAGCAACTAGCTAAAGAGTATTCACTTGCAGATGACCGAGTTGTGAACGGCATGATGGGACTAATTAGCCGAGGAAGTCTGCCGGACGCACTACGGGCAGCTATTGATATCGCAAGTCCGGGACAAGTAGTAGGACCAATAGAAATGGCTGGCGGAACCTCCTTCCAAGGAGAAGTACCTTATGGTTTGTTTCGAGTAGAACAATTTCTGCCAGCATCTTTAGAAGATACTCAACTAAAGCAAGCACTACAAAATGAATTGTTTGAGAAATGGCTAGCAGAGAAAATTCAAAAACTGACAGTCAAATTACAAGTGAGTTAA
- a CDS encoding TIGR00297 family protein, translated as MSPLINSVNPWLVGVGLNTILLGLAGIAPKKLLTPAGLFHAWLLAILIWGTLGWQGYAVVMFYFLVGSGVTRIGMAQKEAEGIAEKRSGARGPENVWGSALTGALCALGVGLLNWGVLVPSPQSLVPSPQSLLLLGYVASFSTKLADTTASEVGKAYGKSTFLITTLQPVPRGTEGAISLEGTLAGVVGSVAIALVGWGVGLIDILGIVWCVLAAFIATNLESVIGATLQSKYAWLTNEVVNIFNTLIGAIAAVIFAWVWSIGYGA; from the coding sequence ATGTCACCCTTAATTAATTCTGTAAATCCCTGGCTGGTGGGAGTAGGATTAAACACAATTTTATTGGGTTTAGCTGGTATTGCTCCTAAAAAACTGCTTACCCCAGCTGGATTATTCCACGCCTGGTTACTGGCCATACTAATTTGGGGAACTTTAGGCTGGCAAGGTTACGCAGTGGTAATGTTCTATTTTTTAGTGGGTTCTGGCGTTACCCGCATCGGTATGGCACAGAAGGAAGCCGAAGGAATTGCCGAAAAGCGTTCTGGTGCAAGAGGCCCAGAAAACGTCTGGGGTTCGGCTTTGACTGGGGCGTTGTGTGCCTTGGGAGTAGGGCTACTCAATTGGGGAGTTCTTGTACCTAGTCCCCAATCCCTAGTCCCCAGCCCCCAATCCCTATTATTGTTAGGCTATGTAGCCAGTTTCAGTACCAAACTTGCTGACACCACTGCCAGTGAAGTTGGGAAAGCATACGGTAAAAGCACCTTTCTCATTACCACCCTTCAACCAGTACCCCGTGGCACCGAAGGAGCAATCAGCTTAGAGGGGACTTTAGCTGGTGTTGTGGGTTCGGTGGCGATCGCACTCGTTGGTTGGGGAGTTGGTTTAATTGATATATTGGGCATAGTTTGGTGTGTGCTGGCAGCATTTATTGCCACCAACTTAGAAAGTGTAATTGGGGCAACACTGCAATCGAAATATGCCTGGCTGACCAATGAAGTGGTAAATATTTTTAATACATTAATCGGTGCGATCGCAGCTGTGATATTTGCCTGGGTATGGAGTATAGGGTATGGGGCATAG
- a CDS encoding VOC family protein, whose amino-acid sequence MSQTLFHLAFPVTDIAQTKTYYVDGLGCIPGRENRHALILNLYGHQLVAHVTKEPLIPQQTIYPRHFGLIFTQERDWQDLLERAQQQQLLFREETKNRFVGSPLEHRTFFLEDPFYNLMEFKYYRYPEAIFGGYEHTQIGDRI is encoded by the coding sequence ATGAGCCAAACTTTATTTCATCTTGCTTTCCCTGTGACTGACATTGCCCAGACAAAAACATATTATGTAGATGGTTTGGGCTGTATTCCCGGTCGTGAAAATCGTCACGCCTTAATTCTTAATCTCTACGGTCATCAACTAGTAGCTCATGTGACCAAAGAACCTTTGATACCCCAACAGACTATCTATCCCAGACATTTTGGACTAATTTTTACCCAAGAACGTGACTGGCAAGACTTACTAGAAAGGGCACAACAGCAACAGCTACTTTTTCGTGAAGAAACTAAAAATCGCTTTGTTGGTTCTCCTCTTGAACATCGTACTTTCTTTTTAGAAGATCCCTTTTATAACTTAATGGAGTTCAAGTATTATCGTTACCCAGAGGCGATTTTTGGAGGTTACGAACATACACAAATTGGAGATAGAATTTAA
- a CDS encoding esterase/lipase family protein — MDIKNQQRNPVLLIHGIGDTEIVFRKMRAYLIQQGWSVHALNLVPNNGDLGLDELANQVANYVTTNFASEQPLDLVGFSMGGIVSRYYVQRLGGIKRVQRFITISSPHNGTVVAYASQRPGCVQMRPNSVFLQDLNSDADMLKQLNFTSIWTPYDLMIVPAKSSQMLAAKEMVVPVVLHPWMLTNSKTLAVISQILAQPINSIQNS; from the coding sequence ATGGATATTAAAAATCAGCAGCGCAATCCGGTTTTATTAATACACGGCATTGGCGACACAGAGATAGTTTTCCGAAAAATGAGGGCCTATCTAATACAACAAGGTTGGTCTGTACATGCCCTGAATTTAGTGCCCAATAATGGCGATTTGGGTCTTGATGAATTGGCAAACCAGGTAGCCAATTATGTCACGACTAACTTTGCATCAGAACAACCACTAGATTTGGTAGGCTTCAGTATGGGAGGAATTGTCAGCCGTTACTATGTCCAGCGGCTGGGAGGAATTAAGCGCGTACAGCGATTTATCACGATTTCTTCACCGCATAATGGAACTGTGGTTGCTTATGCTTCCCAGCGTCCTGGTTGCGTACAAATGCGTCCCAACAGCGTTTTTCTCCAAGATTTGAATTCTGATGCTGATATGTTAAAGCAGCTAAACTTTACATCTATCTGGACGCCTTATGATTTAATGATCGTACCAGCGAAAAGTTCACAAATGCTGGCGGCAAAAGAAATGGTTGTGCCAGTTGTTCTTCACCCTTGGATGTTGACTAACTCCAAGACTTTAGCAGTCATATCACAAATATTGGCACAGCCGATTAACTCAATTCAGAATTCTTAA
- a CDS encoding VIT domain-containing protein translates to MNTVSAKNQQLGGLYVQSPEGEQLVFPLKHTEVLAKIAGNLSRVEVIQSFENPFTQPLEAVYIFPLPDEAAVDDMEIKIGDRTIKGNIKKREEAQQIYEKAKQEGRTAGLLEQERDNIFTQSLANIKPGEQIDVTIRYTESLKFEAGNYEFVFPMVVGPRYIPGTTIDNSGDTDRVPDASRITPPVVPEGMRSRHDIHVTVEIDAGLPISQVRSPSHQLKIEHSSQIVRIQLAGEDTIPNKDLILRYQVSGAETQSTVLTQADDRGGHFAIYLIPALEYSTDEIVPKDVVFLVDTSGSQSGDPLQKCQELMRRFINGLNPNDTFTILDFSNKVRQLSKKPLPNTPENRAKAIAYINNLQAAGSTEMLSGIRTAINFPTPIGRLRSVVLLTDGYIGNENEILAEVQQHLQVGNRLYSFGAGSSVNRFLLNRIAEIGRGISRIIRHDEPTEEVAEKFYKQINNPVLTNIQISWQGNAESPVIYPKITPDLFCEQPLVLFGRQQDKASGNLQISGIAAGGKQYQKTFHLIFEETGNLAVAQLWGRACIKDLMNQMVSFETKAGVEAVTETALTYQLLSQYTAFVAVSDDVRVEPRSEYLSMQVPVEMPQAVSYEAVFASPPPGAFERAITLPMAAAPAEAPDFLRQRRSPQSPVAKKADISVNNTFDFQEMEKGEISDAPINHQLEVVSVTGLHEAAIADLTQHLEQINLPPGFGGEIVFEFTVKKGRVTGIMLDEQASTQKNAAVVENIKRSLLTWRVPQSTTAKVILTLRIHV, encoded by the coding sequence ATGAATACAGTAAGTGCTAAAAACCAACAGTTAGGGGGTTTGTACGTCCAATCCCCTGAAGGAGAACAGCTAGTTTTTCCCCTCAAGCATACGGAAGTTCTAGCAAAAATTGCAGGTAATTTGTCACGAGTTGAGGTGATTCAAAGCTTTGAAAATCCCTTCACACAGCCTTTAGAAGCGGTGTATATCTTTCCGTTACCCGATGAGGCGGCGGTGGATGACATGGAAATCAAAATAGGCGATCGCACTATCAAAGGTAATATTAAAAAACGTGAAGAAGCGCAACAAATCTATGAAAAGGCAAAACAAGAGGGACGCACCGCAGGACTTTTAGAACAGGAACGAGACAACATCTTTACCCAATCTCTGGCTAACATCAAACCTGGCGAACAAATTGATGTCACAATTCGTTACACTGAAAGTTTAAAATTTGAGGCGGGAAACTACGAGTTTGTTTTCCCGATGGTGGTGGGGCCAAGATATATTCCCGGAACAACCATAGATAATAGCGGTGACACAGATAGAGTTCCTGATGCTTCTCGCATTACACCGCCTGTAGTTCCAGAAGGAATGCGTAGCCGTCACGATATTCATGTCACAGTGGAAATTGATGCAGGTTTACCAATTTCTCAAGTGCGTTCTCCTTCCCATCAATTAAAAATTGAACATTCAAGTCAAATTGTGCGGATTCAATTAGCTGGAGAAGATACAATTCCCAACAAAGATTTAATTCTCCGCTATCAAGTTTCTGGCGCAGAAACTCAATCCACAGTATTAACCCAAGCAGACGATCGCGGCGGACATTTTGCAATTTATCTAATTCCAGCTTTGGAATATTCTACTGATGAAATTGTCCCCAAAGATGTCGTATTTTTGGTGGATACTTCCGGTTCCCAATCTGGAGATCCGTTGCAAAAGTGTCAAGAATTGATGCGGCGATTTATTAATGGGTTAAATCCCAACGATACTTTTACAATTCTCGATTTTTCCAATAAAGTCAGACAGTTATCAAAGAAACCTCTACCGAATACACCAGAAAATCGTGCTAAGGCGATCGCTTACATTAACAATTTACAAGCTGCTGGTAGTACAGAAATGCTCAGTGGCATTCGTACAGCCATCAATTTCCCCACACCAATCGGCAGATTACGCAGTGTCGTACTTCTCACCGATGGCTATATTGGCAACGAAAATGAGATTTTGGCAGAGGTACAACAGCACCTCCAAGTGGGAAATCGCCTTTACAGCTTTGGTGCTGGTAGTTCAGTCAACCGTTTTTTACTGAATCGCATCGCCGAAATCGGCCGGGGAATATCTAGAATTATTCGTCATGATGAACCCACAGAAGAAGTTGCTGAAAAGTTCTACAAACAAATCAACAATCCTGTACTTACGAATATTCAAATCTCTTGGCAAGGTAACGCAGAATCACCTGTGATTTACCCAAAGATAACGCCTGATTTATTTTGCGAACAACCATTAGTTTTGTTTGGTCGCCAACAGGATAAAGCTAGCGGTAATCTGCAAATTTCCGGCATTGCTGCGGGCGGTAAGCAATATCAAAAAACCTTTCACCTCATATTTGAAGAAACAGGAAATCTTGCTGTAGCGCAGTTATGGGGACGTGCTTGTATTAAAGATTTGATGAATCAAATGGTGAGTTTTGAAACGAAAGCTGGTGTCGAAGCAGTTACAGAAACAGCTTTAACTTATCAACTGCTTTCTCAATACACCGCTTTTGTTGCTGTCAGTGATGACGTGCGAGTTGAACCAAGAAGCGAATATCTGTCTATGCAAGTCCCGGTAGAAATGCCGCAAGCAGTTAGCTACGAAGCAGTGTTTGCCAGTCCTCCGCCTGGTGCCTTTGAACGTGCAATAACACTCCCAATGGCAGCAGCGCCAGCAGAAGCACCAGATTTTCTCCGGCAAAGGCGATCGCCACAATCCCCAGTAGCCAAAAAAGCGGATATTTCCGTGAACAACACCTTTGATTTCCAAGAAATGGAAAAAGGTGAAATATCAGACGCACCCATCAATCACCAGTTAGAAGTCGTCAGCGTTACTGGTTTGCATGAAGCGGCAATTGCTGACTTAACCCAACACTTAGAACAAATAAATTTACCCCCAGGCTTTGGTGGTGAAATCGTTTTTGAGTTCACCGTCAAAAAAGGTCGGGTAACGGGGATAATGTTGGATGAACAAGCATCAACCCAAAAAAATGCAGCTGTAGTGGAGAATATTAAGCGATCGCTCCTCACTTGGAGAGTTCCCCAATCTACAACTGCTAAAGTTATCTTAACCTTACGTATTCACGTTTAA
- a CDS encoding PEP-CTERM sorting domain-containing protein (PEP-CTERM proteins occur, often in large numbers, in the proteomes of bacteria that also encode an exosortase, a predicted intramembrane cysteine proteinase. The presence of a PEP-CTERM domain at a protein's C-terminus predicts cleavage within the sorting domain, followed by covalent anchoring to some some component of the (usually Gram-negative) cell surface. Many PEP-CTERM proteins exhibit an unusual sequence composition that includes large numbers of potential glycosylation sites. Expression of one such protein has been shown restore the ability of a bacterium to form floc, a type of biofilm.) gives MNQVRPPKVRVALIGFVLASVFHATPVLGAILTRQEFSGDFTLVDASPFLTNFLPETSEYSGFVVYAENGTLSDWELNVNNLDLNLNPGSTLGSLTPNVNFDLSSGSNWNLVVDFGIAFDAPRYSLQRTSASEISFTGELGLAGGYIYKDPTANITLSSSNTSIPEPTSLLGLLFGVGGIAVSRKAGETKA, from the coding sequence ATGAATCAAGTTCGACCCCCCAAAGTTCGCGTCGCCCTGATTGGTTTCGTACTAGCAAGTGTATTTCATGCTACTCCCGTGTTGGGAGCTATTCTAACTAGACAAGAATTTTCGGGTGATTTTACCTTAGTCGATGCTAGCCCATTCCTTACGAACTTTTTGCCAGAGACGAGTGAATATTCGGGATTTGTGGTTTACGCAGAGAACGGGACTTTGAGCGATTGGGAGCTTAACGTCAACAATCTAGACCTGAATTTGAATCCAGGCTCTACTTTAGGCAGCTTAACCCCAAATGTCAATTTCGACCTTTCTTCTGGGTCAAATTGGAATTTAGTGGTTGATTTTGGCATTGCTTTTGATGCTCCTAGATATAGCTTACAAAGAACCTCAGCCTCGGAAATTAGCTTCACGGGTGAATTGGGACTAGCGGGAGGATACATTTATAAAGATCCCACTGCCAATATTACCCTGAGTTCTTCTAATACATCGATACCCGAACCCACTTCCCTACTAGGTCTATTGTTTGGAGTCGGTGGGATTGCTGTGTCTAGAAAAGCTGGTGAGACTAAAGCTTAA
- a CDS encoding tetratricopeptide repeat protein — MIEQVAIAFDNKDYQTAAKLLKQLQKESPEHPWVQFYLGRLHEVSGKYQDAEKIYRQLLRDTTNTRIVTLARQGLRRLQEIEQEQRQRAIAKATSEPTNTELGVLILEPLNNELKTEASRKFAQIMQTDPYSARLMLPSRGWRLYRTGQVGELKFYGEQLQQAGIPCFWTTINAIQQIQVFQVKYFSESQLKATIICSNQVNQLGSLTFDWSEVTARVVGLLPIFEQVVDVDAHRKLERKTQTQDYAHFCDLHLPGRRCILRFYDNGYEFQQGLEIIPQANQNTIRINWNTLSNWIDQQLPQVKTWSDFTPFADTALDQREMLGQIESHIHLFRREQTNWDSAFHLYSGLVFVK; from the coding sequence ATGATTGAGCAAGTTGCGATCGCCTTTGACAATAAAGACTATCAAACAGCTGCTAAATTACTCAAACAGCTGCAAAAAGAATCGCCGGAACATCCTTGGGTGCAATTTTATCTCGGTCGGTTGCATGAAGTATCTGGAAAGTACCAGGATGCGGAAAAAATTTATCGGCAACTGCTGCGAGATACGACGAATACTAGAATAGTGACGCTAGCACGACAAGGTTTGCGGCGGCTGCAAGAAATTGAGCAAGAACAAAGACAACGGGCTATTGCTAAAGCAACATCGGAACCTACTAACACCGAACTTGGCGTATTAATCTTAGAACCTCTCAATAACGAACTGAAAACAGAAGCATCTCGAAAATTTGCCCAGATTATGCAAACAGATCCTTATAGCGCACGGCTAATGCTACCGAGTCGTGGCTGGAGATTATACCGCACTGGACAAGTGGGAGAACTAAAATTTTACGGTGAACAGCTACAGCAAGCTGGTATTCCCTGTTTTTGGACAACAATAAACGCCATTCAACAAATTCAAGTTTTTCAAGTCAAATATTTTTCAGAATCTCAACTCAAAGCTACTATTATTTGCAGCAACCAGGTAAATCAACTCGGTTCTTTAACCTTTGATTGGTCAGAAGTCACAGCACGAGTAGTGGGGCTTTTGCCTATTTTTGAACAAGTTGTAGATGTTGACGCCCATCGCAAGCTGGAACGAAAAACTCAAACACAAGACTATGCTCATTTTTGTGATTTACACCTACCTGGTAGACGTTGTATTCTGCGATTTTATGATAACGGCTATGAATTTCAGCAAGGTTTAGAAATCATTCCTCAAGCTAACCAAAATACAATCAGAATTAATTGGAATACTTTATCAAATTGGATTGACCAGCAACTACCCCAAGTCAAAACTTGGTCAGATTTCACACCCTTTGCAGATACAGCATTAGATCAAAGAGAAATGCTGGGTCAAATTGAATCTCACATTCACCTATTTCGTAGAGAGCAGACTAATTGGGACTCCGCTTTTCATTTATATAGTGGATTAGTATTTGTTAAATAA
- a CDS encoding 16S rRNA (uracil(1498)-N(3))-methyltransferase codes for MSQLQRIAIAPSQLQQQQILLTKEQQHYLGRVLRLREGDRFIAMDGQGKSWLAQLAGEQAQVLELLSVETELPVSITLMMALPKGNGFDEVVRSCTELGVTCIAPVLSDRTLLHPSPQKLERWRRIAAEAAEQSERSFVPTILEPVAFSTGLLSVTNSQQYICVARGDSPHLKDCLQHKGQETIVIATGPEGGWTTQEVENAIAVGFQPVSLGRRILRAVTAPVVALSLITAACEV; via the coding sequence ATGTCTCAACTGCAAAGAATAGCGATCGCCCCCTCTCAACTCCAACAACAGCAAATTTTGCTCACCAAAGAGCAACAACATTACCTGGGGCGGGTGTTGCGCTTACGTGAAGGCGATCGCTTTATTGCAATGGATGGTCAAGGAAAGTCGTGGTTGGCGCAGTTAGCTGGGGAACAAGCACAAGTTTTAGAATTACTCTCAGTAGAGACGGAATTACCTGTATCAATTACACTGATGATGGCGTTGCCTAAAGGCAATGGATTCGATGAAGTCGTGCGGAGTTGTACGGAATTGGGAGTAACTTGTATTGCACCCGTGTTGAGCGATCGCACTTTGCTTCATCCCAGTCCTCAAAAACTCGAACGCTGGCGGCGCATCGCAGCGGAAGCCGCCGAGCAATCAGAGCGCTCATTCGTACCGACAATATTAGAACCTGTTGCTTTTAGCACTGGTTTGTTATCAGTGACTAACAGCCAGCAATATATCTGTGTGGCTCGTGGCGATTCTCCCCATTTAAAAGATTGCTTACAGCACAAAGGACAAGAGACAATTGTCATTGCAACTGGGCCAGAAGGCGGATGGACAACACAAGAAGTTGAAAATGCGATCGCAGTTGGATTTCAACCTGTTTCCCTTGGTCGTCGCATTCTCAGAGCAGTGACAGCGCCAGTGGTAGCATTATCCTTGATTACCGCAGCTTGTGAAGTATAA